In Oryza sativa Japonica Group chromosome 11, ASM3414082v1, the following are encoded in one genomic region:
- the LOC4350323 gene encoding phospholipase A1 EG1, chloroplastic/mitochondrial has product MAIHLTNPPPGLYATKTPSQQQQQHRPAGSHAAAAAAATVAMPQTASAASSSVAVKKNMRQAAPVVVARRRTTAVESGGVALASVWREVQGERDWEGMVEGTAEEELHPLLRGEIVRYGELVAATYKAFDLDAASKRYLNCKYGKARMLDEVGMAGAGYEVTRYIYAAPDLAAGPPCPSRWIGYVAVATDEAVRRLGRRDIVVSFRGTVTGSEWVANMMSSLAPARFDPADPRPDVKVESGFLSVYTSDDATCRFTCGSCRNQLLSEVTRLIAKHKHEDVSVTLAGHSMGSSLALLLGYDLAELGLNRDARGRAVPITVFSFAGPRVGNTAFKDRCDELGVKVLRVVNVNDPITKLPGIFLNENSRVLGGKLELPWSSSCYTHVGVELALDFFKARDPACVHDLEAYLGLLKCPKVTKVMKEGEDLFSKAKKIVLEQSFDTWRWQMAAIQVGGLVQALGM; this is encoded by the coding sequence ATGGCGATACACCTGACCAACCCTCCTCCGGGGCTCTACGCCACCAAGACaccctcgcagcagcagcagcagcacaggcCCGCGGGTAGCCatgccgctgcggcggcggcggcgacggtggcgatgcCGCAGACGGCGTccgcggcgtcgtcgagcgTGGCGGTGAAGAAGAACATGAGGCAGGCtgcgccggtggtggtggcgaggaggaggacgacagcGGTGGAGAGTGGCGGAGTGGCGTTGGCGAGCGTGTGGAGGGAGGTGCAGGGGGAGAGGGATTGGGAGGGCATGGTGGAGGGCACGGCCGAGGAGGAGCTGCACCCGCTCCTCCGCGGCGAGATCGTCCGGTACGGCGAGCTGGTGGCGGCGACGTACAAGGCGTTCGACCTCGACGCCGCGTCAAAGCGCTACCTCAACTGCAAGTACGGCAAGGCCCGGATGCTCGACGAGGTCGGCATGGCCGGCGCAGGGTACGAGGTCACGAGGTACATCTACGCCGcgcccgacctcgccgccggcccgccgtGCCCGAGCCGGTGGATCGGGTACGTCGCCGTGGCCACGGACGAGGCGGtgcgccgcctcggccgccgcgacATCGTCGTGTCGTTCCGCGGCACGGTCACCGGGTCCGAGTGGGTGGCCAACATGATGAGCTcgctggcgccggcgaggttcgACCCGGCCGACCCGCGCCCCGACGTGAAGGTCGAGTCGGGCTTCCTCTCCGTCTACACCTCCGACGACGCCACCTGCCGCTTCACCTGCGGCAGCTGCCGGAACCAGCTCCTCTCCGAGGTGACCCGCCTCATCGCCAAGCACAAGCACGAGGACGTCAGCGTCACCCTCGCCGGCCACAGCATGGGCAGCTCGCTGGCGCTGCTACTAGGCTATGACCTCGCCGAGCTTGGCCTCAACCGGGAcgcccgcggccgcgccgtgccgatcaccgtcttctccttcgccggcCCTCGTGTCGGGAACACGGCGTTCAAGGACAGGTGCGACGAGCTCGGCGTCAAGGTGCTCAGGGTGGTAAATGTGAACGACCCCATCACCAAGCTCCCCGGCATCTTCCTGAACGAGAATTCTAGGGTTTTGGGAGGCAAGCTGGAGCTGCCATGGAGTAGCTCATGCTACACACATGTGGGAGTGGAGCTTGCCCTAGACTTCTTCAAGGCGAGAGACCCAGCTTGTGTGCATGACTTGGAAGCATACTTAGGGTTGCTCAAGTGCCCTAAGGTGACAAAAGTGATGAAAGAAGGGGAGGATCTCTTTAGCAAGGCCAAGAAAATTGTTCTTGAGCAAAGTTTTGACACTTGGAGGTGGCAAATGGCTGCAATTCAAGTTGGTGGCTTGGTACAAGCCCTAGGAATGTAG